Proteins from a single region of Demequina sp. NBRC 110054:
- the trpA gene encoding tryptophan synthase subunit alpha produces the protein MTALGDRLDQIKAEGRSALIGYLPVGFPSVEGSARAMREMVEAGVDIVEVGLPYSDPVMDGETIQLAAEAALARGTRVGDVFEGVRAVVEAGAVAVVMSYWNPILQYGPARFADDLLAAGGSGVILPDITPDAGSGWAEVAASRDLDTIHLVALTTTTERMHLTCQASSGFVYAAALMGVTGERSSIGGGVEELVGRARDAGAPRVCVGLGVKTGEHAAQVASYADGVIVGSALVRCLADHPDDLDAGIAALRAKTEELAAGVRGHA, from the coding sequence GTGACCGCTCTGGGAGACCGCCTCGATCAGATCAAGGCGGAGGGGCGTTCCGCGCTCATCGGCTACCTTCCCGTCGGGTTCCCCTCGGTCGAGGGCTCTGCTCGCGCGATGCGCGAGATGGTCGAGGCCGGAGTCGACATCGTCGAGGTCGGCCTGCCGTACTCGGACCCCGTCATGGACGGCGAGACCATCCAGCTCGCGGCTGAGGCCGCTCTCGCGCGCGGTACCCGCGTCGGCGACGTCTTCGAGGGCGTCCGCGCGGTCGTCGAGGCCGGTGCGGTGGCCGTCGTGATGAGCTACTGGAACCCGATCCTGCAGTATGGGCCCGCGCGATTCGCCGATGATCTTCTCGCTGCGGGCGGCTCTGGCGTCATCCTCCCCGACATCACGCCCGACGCGGGCTCCGGCTGGGCCGAGGTCGCCGCGTCGAGGGATCTCGACACGATCCACCTCGTCGCGCTCACGACCACGACCGAGCGCATGCACCTCACGTGCCAGGCATCGTCGGGCTTCGTCTACGCCGCGGCGCTCATGGGCGTCACCGGTGAGCGCTCGTCGATCGGTGGCGGCGTCGAGGAGCTCGTGGGCCGCGCACGCGACGCCGGCGCTCCCCGCGTGTGCGTCGGACTCGGCGTGAAGACGGGCGAGCACGCGGCGCAGGTCGCGAGCTACGCGGACGGTGTCATCGTCGGCTCGGCGCTCGTGCGCTGCCTCGCCGACCACCCGGACGACCTCGACGCCGGCATCGCGGCGCTCCGGGCCAAGACCGAAGAGCTTGCTGCCGGTGTGAGAGGACACGCGTGA